From a region of the Streptomyces venezuelae genome:
- a CDS encoding ABC transporter ATP-binding protein yields MPESGGVVAVSQIAGIESGGDGDGDGDGAGAGAGAARLAARGVTVGYGGRVVIDDLHVAIPPQVITTIIGANGCGKSTLLRTLSRLLKPTSGSVVLDGEDIGRLRTRDVAKKLGLLPQAPVAPEGLTVADLVARGRHPHQSWLRQWSSDDADVVARALAMTGVSDLADRPVDALSGGQRQRVWISMTLAQGTDLLLLDEPTTYLDLAHAIDVLDLVDDLHESGCTVVLVLHDLNLATRYSDNLIVMKAGSVLAQGHPRDVITADLLYEAFGLRAKVIDDPVGDRPLIVPIGRAHVHAP; encoded by the coding sequence ATGCCTGAATCAGGGGGAGTTGTGGCCGTATCGCAGATCGCCGGGATCGAGTCCGGTGGAGACGGAGACGGAGACGGAGACGGGGCCGGGGCCGGGGCCGGCGCCGCACGGCTGGCGGCCAGGGGGGTGACCGTCGGATACGGCGGCCGGGTCGTCATCGACGACCTCCACGTGGCGATCCCGCCGCAGGTGATCACCACGATCATCGGCGCCAACGGGTGCGGGAAGTCGACCCTGTTGCGGACCCTGTCCCGGCTGCTCAAACCGACCAGCGGATCGGTCGTGCTGGACGGCGAGGACATCGGCCGGCTCAGGACCAGGGACGTGGCCAAGAAGCTCGGCCTGCTGCCACAGGCGCCCGTGGCGCCGGAGGGGCTCACGGTGGCGGACCTCGTCGCCAGGGGTCGCCATCCGCACCAGAGCTGGCTGAGGCAGTGGTCCTCCGACGACGCCGACGTCGTGGCCCGGGCACTGGCCATGACCGGAGTGTCCGACCTGGCCGACCGCCCGGTCGACGCGCTGTCCGGCGGGCAGCGGCAGCGGGTGTGGATCTCCATGACGCTGGCTCAGGGCACCGACCTGCTGCTGCTGGACGAGCCGACCACCTATCTGGACCTGGCGCACGCGATCGACGTGCTCGACCTCGTGGACGACCTGCACGAGTCGGGATGCACCGTGGTCCTGGTGCTGCACGACCTCAACCTGGCGACGCGTTACAGCGACAACCTCATCGTCATGAAGGCCGGTTCGGTCCTCGCCCAGGGACACCCCCGTGACGTGATCACCGCCGATCTGTTGTACGAGGCGTTCGGGCTGCGCGCCAAGGTGATCGACGACCCCGTGGGGGACCGGCCCCTCATCGTGCCC
- a CDS encoding FecCD family ABC transporter permease yields MTGTEVKALAAVPPGVRLGPVSFVWRPWVVCVTLLLAAAAFLVFCASIGVGEFPIGLSRVIATVVGGGEQVDRFVIMDLRMPRALAGLVVGVALGISGAITQSVARNPLASPDILGITGGAGVVAVFLVTVSGGTAAAVVDSVGLSGAALAGGLGTGLLVYFLAWRRGIDGFRLILIGISVSAVTEAVTAWLLVTADIRDVARAQAWLVGSLDNRSWDDVGVALWCTLALTAVVTVVAFQFKPLHLGDDVAAGLGVRYTRVRAVLLLCAVLLAGVAVSAAGPVPFVALVAPQVAMRLAKCPTPPMAASGMVGALLLIGADLVARTALPISLPVGVVTAVIGGPFLIYLLVRANLR; encoded by the coding sequence ATGACCGGGACCGAGGTGAAGGCATTGGCAGCGGTGCCGCCGGGTGTGCGGCTCGGACCCGTCTCGTTCGTGTGGCGGCCCTGGGTCGTGTGCGTCACGCTGCTGCTGGCGGCGGCGGCCTTCCTGGTGTTCTGCGCGTCCATCGGCGTCGGGGAGTTCCCCATCGGCCTGTCGCGGGTGATCGCCACGGTGGTGGGCGGGGGCGAGCAGGTCGACCGGTTCGTGATCATGGACCTGCGGATGCCGCGGGCCCTGGCAGGGCTCGTCGTGGGCGTCGCGCTCGGGATCTCCGGGGCGATCACCCAGTCGGTCGCGCGCAATCCGCTGGCCAGCCCGGACATCCTGGGGATCACCGGGGGCGCCGGTGTGGTCGCGGTGTTCCTCGTGACCGTGTCGGGCGGGACCGCCGCTGCGGTCGTCGACTCCGTGGGCCTGTCCGGTGCGGCGCTCGCGGGCGGCCTCGGCACGGGTCTCCTCGTGTACTTCCTGGCGTGGCGGCGCGGGATCGACGGCTTCCGGCTGATCCTCATCGGCATCTCGGTGAGCGCCGTGACGGAGGCGGTCACGGCCTGGCTGCTGGTCACGGCCGACATCAGGGACGTCGCCCGGGCCCAGGCCTGGCTGGTCGGCTCGCTCGACAACCGGTCGTGGGACGACGTGGGCGTGGCGCTGTGGTGCACCCTCGCCCTGACGGCCGTCGTGACGGTGGTCGCGTTCCAGTTCAAGCCGCTCCACCTCGGTGACGACGTGGCCGCCGGACTGGGCGTCCGGTACACGCGGGTGCGCGCCGTCCTGCTGCTGTGCGCGGTGCTGCTGGCCGGGGTGGCGGTCAGTGCGGCCGGCCCAGTCCCTTTCGTCGCACTGGTGGCGCCCCAGGTGGCGATGAGGCTGGCGAAGTGCCCGACACCGCCGATGGCGGCCTCCGGGATGGTCGGAGCCCTGCTGCTGATCGGGGCGGACCTGGTCGCCCGTACGGCGCTGCCGATCAGTCTCCCGGTCGGTGTGGTGACCGCCGTGATCGGCGGTCCCTTCCTCATCTACCTGCTGGTGCGGGCCAACCTCCGTTAG
- a CDS encoding FecCD family ABC transporter permease has translation MGTIAVERPVPGGVAEARRRRVAGSVALVLVLLAAVVVSLAVGARALTPAEVWRGLSAAPDPDQRLTEIRLIVRTVRVPRTVLAVVAGVALGVGGALIQGYTRNPIADTGLLGVNSGASFAVVLVIALFGFANPFQYVWFAFVGAAVAGVVVFGLASIGRGAGNPLTLALAGQGVTVFLAAMTTAVALSDKASLNALRFWNAGSVAGVGFDVIWPVVAFVAAGLVLALITLPALNLLNLGDDVARGLGVNIALSRTIGIAAVTLLAGAATAACGPIAFLGLMVAHLARYLTGPDYRWLVPYAGLLGAVVLLVCDIAGRLLVRPGELDAGVVVALLGAPFFAVLVWRGKFKSA, from the coding sequence ATGGGCACGATTGCAGTGGAACGCCCCGTGCCCGGGGGCGTGGCGGAGGCCCGGCGGCGGCGGGTCGCGGGCTCGGTCGCCCTGGTGCTGGTCCTGCTGGCCGCGGTGGTGGTGTCGCTGGCCGTCGGCGCGCGGGCGCTGACCCCCGCCGAGGTGTGGCGCGGGCTGTCGGCGGCTCCGGATCCCGACCAGCGTCTCACCGAGATCCGGCTGATCGTGCGGACCGTACGGGTGCCGCGCACGGTGCTCGCGGTCGTGGCGGGTGTGGCCCTGGGGGTCGGCGGGGCGCTGATCCAGGGGTACACGCGCAATCCGATCGCCGACACGGGTCTGCTGGGCGTGAACTCCGGCGCCTCCTTCGCGGTGGTGCTGGTGATCGCCCTGTTCGGGTTCGCCAATCCGTTCCAGTACGTCTGGTTCGCCTTCGTGGGCGCCGCCGTCGCCGGCGTCGTCGTCTTCGGACTGGCGAGCATCGGCCGCGGGGCCGGCAATCCGCTGACCCTCGCGCTGGCCGGACAGGGGGTCACGGTGTTCCTCGCCGCGATGACCACGGCGGTCGCCCTGTCCGACAAGGCCTCGCTGAACGCCCTGCGGTTCTGGAACGCGGGCTCCGTGGCCGGGGTCGGGTTCGACGTCATCTGGCCGGTGGTCGCCTTCGTCGCGGCCGGGCTGGTGCTCGCGCTGATCACGCTGCCCGCCCTCAACCTGCTCAACCTCGGTGACGACGTCGCGCGGGGGCTGGGAGTGAACATCGCACTGAGCCGGACCATCGGCATCGCCGCCGTCACCCTCCTCGCGGGAGCCGCTACGGCGGCGTGCGGCCCCATCGCCTTCCTCGGCCTGATGGTGGCCCACCTGGCCCGGTACCTGACCGGCCCGGACTACCGCTGGCTGGTGCCGTACGCGGGCCTGCTCGGCGCCGTCGTCCTGCTGGTCTGCGACATAGCGGGGCGCCTGCTGGTGCGGCCGGGGGAACTGGACGCGGGGGTCGTGGTGGCCCTCCTCGGAGCCCCCTTCTTCGCGGTCCTCGTGTGGCGCGGAAAGTTCAAGAGCGCATGA
- a CDS encoding isoamylase early set domain-containing protein has protein sequence MLERKLRKDRTEVTFILPVDTPPGPVSVVGDFNDWQPGVHTLARRKDGKRAVTVELPSKSTHSFRYLAAGDYWFNDESAGDQDGPNSRLHT, from the coding sequence ATGCTGGAGCGCAAACTGCGCAAGGACCGCACCGAGGTCACCTTCATCCTGCCCGTCGACACCCCGCCGGGACCGGTCAGCGTGGTGGGCGACTTCAACGACTGGCAGCCCGGTGTCCACACGCTGGCCCGCCGGAAGGACGGCAAGCGCGCCGTGACGGTCGAGCTGCCCAGCAAGAGCACGCACTCCTTCCGGTACCTGGCGGCCGGGGACTACTGGTTCAACGACGAGAGCGCCGGGGACCAGGACGGCCCCAACAGCCGTCTGCACACCTGA